Proteins from a genomic interval of Sphingobacterium lactis:
- the asnS gene encoding asparagine--tRNA ligase — protein MEHTRIKELLKSEDFGKEVIVKGWVRTFRNNQFIAINDGSTINNIQAVVDFENTPDEILKRITTGAAVRVQGELVESQGKGQKVEIKATEVSIIGESDPEKYPLQPKKHSLEFLREIAHLRFRTGTFNAIFKVRNALSFAVHQFFNERDFVYMHTPIITGSDAEGAGEMFRVTTLDLNNIPRTASGDIDFKEDFFGKSTNLTVSGQLEGELAALAFGNIYTFGPTFRAENSNTTRHLAEFWMIEPEMAFYELEDNMDLAESLLKYVIKYALDTCPEEIEFLKNRLLEEEKSKPQAERSEMDLVEKLNFVINNDFERVTYTDAVDILKKSKPNQKKQFKYLIEGWGADLQSEHERYLVEKHFKKPVILTDYPREIKSFYMKQNPIDAEGRQTVRAMDILFPGIGEMVGGSQREENLEKLLTRMEEVGIPAEEMEWFLDTRRFGSVPHSGFGVGFERLVLFTTGMTNIRDVIPFPRTPNNAEF, from the coding sequence ATGGAACATACGCGAATTAAAGAATTATTAAAATCGGAAGATTTCGGAAAAGAGGTTATTGTCAAAGGATGGGTTCGTACCTTCCGTAACAATCAATTTATTGCCATCAATGACGGATCAACCATCAATAATATTCAAGCGGTAGTTGATTTTGAAAATACCCCAGATGAGATACTGAAGCGCATTACCACAGGTGCTGCCGTACGTGTGCAGGGCGAGTTGGTCGAATCGCAGGGAAAAGGTCAGAAAGTAGAGATTAAAGCAACTGAAGTTTCCATTATTGGGGAGTCCGATCCGGAGAAATATCCATTGCAACCGAAGAAACACAGCTTGGAGTTCCTACGTGAAATTGCACACTTGCGTTTCCGCACCGGTACGTTCAATGCGATCTTTAAGGTCCGCAATGCCTTATCTTTTGCCGTACACCAGTTCTTCAATGAACGCGATTTCGTGTACATGCATACGCCAATCATTACCGGTTCTGATGCTGAGGGTGCCGGAGAAATGTTCCGTGTAACGACGTTGGACCTAAACAACATTCCACGTACAGCATCCGGTGATATCGACTTCAAAGAAGATTTCTTCGGGAAGTCCACCAACCTTACCGTTTCCGGACAGCTGGAAGGTGAATTGGCAGCCTTGGCTTTTGGAAACATCTATACCTTTGGCCCAACTTTCAGAGCTGAAAATTCCAATACAACACGCCACTTGGCAGAGTTCTGGATGATCGAGCCTGAAATGGCATTCTATGAATTGGAAGACAACATGGACTTGGCAGAAAGTCTATTGAAATATGTCATCAAATATGCGTTGGATACCTGTCCAGAAGAAATTGAATTTTTGAAAAACCGACTGTTGGAAGAAGAGAAATCAAAACCTCAGGCTGAACGTTCGGAGATGGATTTGGTAGAAAAACTGAACTTTGTCATCAACAACGATTTCGAACGTGTGACCTATACCGATGCCGTAGACATATTGAAGAAAAGTAAACCGAACCAAAAGAAACAATTCAAGTACTTGATCGAAGGTTGGGGAGCTGACCTGCAATCGGAACACGAGCGCTATTTGGTTGAGAAACACTTCAAGAAACCGGTGATCCTAACAGACTATCCACGCGAGATCAAGTCCTTCTACATGAAGCAGAACCCGATCGATGCGGAAGGCAGACAGACCGTTCGTGCCATGGATATCCTGTTCCCAGGAATCGGAGAAATGGTGGGCGGTTCCCAACGTGAAGAGAACTTGGAAAAATTATTGACCCGAATGGAAGAGGTTGGTATTCCGGCGGAGGAAATGGAGTGGTTCTTGGATACCCGTCGTTTTGGTTCCGTTCCACATTCCGGATTCGGTGTCGGCTTCGAACGTCTGGTCTTGTTTACCACAGGGATGACCAACATTCGCGACGTGATTCCTTTCCCAAGAACACCGAACAACGCAGAATTCTAA
- the tilS gene encoding tRNA lysidine(34) synthetase TilS, which produces MTVVDCLREFIAEKQLLSPQDRVLLAVSGGKDSMLMAYVFKAMGYDAIVAHCNFQLRGKESDLDEELVREFAETLQFPIFVNHFDTEAHASVHKISIQMAARELRYTWFEALRQQEGCAVIAIGQHANDQVETVLLNLTRTTGIQGLTGIKPKQGQVIRPLLELSAEQVRKAVEEYNIPFRDDQSNFSTKYARNKIRLEIIPKFEEIQPHFAEIMLQNIAHFEESYGFIQDHVSRLRDQLFTEQDGWIFLEKDQLKAHIPSAYLFFELLKPFGFLKSTLEDVLQVLDREMGQRFESPSHELLLDRNQLLIRRKKEAGAAQMTWHLSEDTLAWHDRVFSMRPEEVIGYSLGMDNVQVDAALLQFPLTIRTWQQGDYFVPLGMSGRKKVSDFFIGLKINRFEKEEIPLLINGNGEVIWIVGKRLDNRYRVTENTKKVLTLVCK; this is translated from the coding sequence ATGACAGTTGTAGATTGTTTACGAGAATTTATTGCTGAAAAGCAGCTTTTAAGTCCCCAAGATCGGGTGCTTTTGGCGGTCAGTGGCGGTAAGGATTCCATGTTGATGGCCTACGTTTTCAAGGCAATGGGTTATGACGCTATCGTCGCGCACTGCAATTTTCAATTGCGCGGTAAGGAATCGGATCTTGATGAAGAGTTGGTTCGCGAATTTGCAGAAACCCTTCAATTCCCAATTTTTGTCAACCATTTTGATACGGAAGCACATGCTTCCGTACACAAGATATCCATTCAGATGGCCGCGCGTGAACTGCGCTATACGTGGTTTGAAGCGTTGCGGCAACAGGAGGGATGTGCTGTCATTGCCATTGGTCAGCATGCCAACGATCAAGTGGAGACGGTGCTGCTCAACCTGACCCGAACGACAGGAATTCAAGGCCTAACGGGCATAAAACCCAAACAGGGACAGGTTATTCGACCGTTATTGGAACTTTCTGCCGAACAGGTGCGCAAGGCCGTGGAGGAATATAACATTCCCTTCCGCGATGATCAGTCCAACTTTTCCACGAAATACGCGCGGAATAAGATCAGATTGGAGATTATCCCCAAGTTTGAGGAGATTCAACCGCACTTTGCCGAAATCATGCTGCAGAATATTGCACATTTCGAGGAAAGCTATGGGTTTATCCAAGACCATGTGTCGCGGCTACGCGATCAACTTTTTACAGAACAAGATGGATGGATCTTTCTGGAAAAGGATCAGCTAAAAGCACATATCCCTTCGGCCTATCTGTTTTTTGAACTGTTGAAGCCTTTTGGATTTCTGAAAAGCACCTTGGAAGATGTCCTGCAGGTTTTGGACCGGGAAATGGGGCAGCGGTTTGAATCGCCGAGTCATGAGCTACTGCTGGATCGGAATCAGTTATTGATCCGCCGGAAAAAGGAAGCTGGAGCTGCCCAGATGACGTGGCATTTGTCCGAAGATACACTCGCTTGGCATGATCGGGTATTCAGTATGCGTCCGGAGGAAGTAATCGGTTATTCCCTTGGAATGGATAATGTACAGGTGGATGCGGCATTATTGCAATTCCCATTGACGATAAGGACCTGGCAACAGGGCGACTATTTTGTACCGCTTGGCATGTCGGGGCGTAAGAAAGTAAGCGATTTTTTTATCGGTTTAAAAATCAATCGGTTTGAAAAGGAGGAGATACCCTTGTTGATCAATGGCAATGGGGAGGTGATTTGGATCGTAGGGAAACGCTTAGATAATCGGTACAGGGTAACAGAAAATACAAAGAAAGTCCTTACTTTAGTATGTAAATAA
- the recF gene encoding DNA replication/repair protein RecF (All proteins in this family for which functions are known are DNA-binding proteins that assist the filamentation of RecA onto DNA for the initiation of recombination or recombinational repair.): MWLKQLSVLNFKNYTDSSLEFLPETNAFTGQNGSGKTNLLDAIHYLSLCKSYFNPIDSQHIKKGEDWFMVQGQFDKELICDVVSCSIKRNQKKQFKKNKKDYGRLADHIGQFPLVMVSPNDSFIIMDGSEERRKFVDNVISQTDNQYLDLLITYNRILLHRNTVLKNIKETGVFDIGLLEVLNLQLVDAGEKIFRRRQQFMDEFLPEFKRYYQFLSEDAEMVELVYESQLQKHDFLDLLNSQLDKDRALERTTVGIHKDDLIFSIHEGMPLKKFGSQGQQKSFLIALKLAQYAFLKNRKQYKPLLLLDDIFDKLDELRTKKLMQLVSEDEFGQIFLTDTDADRIQKIFQEIGKPIRIFDIQGGQVNGEV; encoded by the coding sequence ATGTGGCTAAAGCAACTTTCAGTATTAAATTTTAAGAATTATACGGATTCATCCCTCGAGTTTCTTCCCGAGACCAATGCCTTTACTGGGCAGAATGGCTCCGGGAAAACCAACTTATTGGATGCCATCCATTACCTGTCCCTCTGTAAATCCTATTTCAACCCCATTGATTCCCAACACATCAAAAAAGGGGAGGACTGGTTTATGGTACAGGGGCAATTCGATAAAGAGCTGATCTGCGATGTGGTATCCTGCAGCATCAAGCGGAACCAGAAAAAGCAATTCAAGAAGAACAAGAAAGATTATGGCCGCTTGGCCGATCATATCGGGCAGTTTCCCTTGGTCATGGTCTCTCCGAATGATAGTTTTATCATTATGGATGGGAGTGAAGAGCGGCGGAAGTTTGTCGATAATGTCATCTCCCAAACCGATAATCAATACCTGGACCTCCTGATTACCTATAACCGAATCCTGTTGCACCGGAATACGGTGCTGAAGAACATTAAGGAAACAGGGGTTTTCGATATTGGCCTTTTGGAGGTACTGAACCTGCAATTGGTGGACGCGGGGGAGAAAATCTTCCGGCGCCGACAGCAATTCATGGATGAATTTCTTCCTGAATTCAAGCGTTATTACCAATTCCTATCGGAGGATGCCGAGATGGTTGAACTTGTGTACGAATCCCAGCTCCAGAAACACGATTTCCTAGACTTGCTGAATAGCCAGTTGGATAAGGATCGAGCCTTGGAACGAACGACGGTCGGTATCCATAAGGATGACCTGATCTTCAGTATCCATGAAGGGATGCCGCTGAAGAAGTTCGGCTCACAGGGACAACAGAAATCCTTCCTGATTGCGCTGAAATTGGCCCAATATGCTTTCCTGAAAAATAGAAAACAGTACAAGCCCCTGCTGCTGTTGGATGATATCTTCGATAAGCTTGATGAGCTGCGCACCAAGAAGTTGATGCAATTGGTTTCCGAGGATGAGTTCGGGCAGATATTCCTGACCGATACCGATGCCGACCGGATTCAGAAAATATTCCAAGAGATTGGCAAACCAATTCGTATCTTTGACATACAAGGAGGTCAGGTCAATGGCGAAGTATAA
- a CDS encoding DUF721 domain-containing protein: protein MAKYNDDAFRRSDDITIKQAVEKLLDVYRLRKRYDETSIITAWPDLIGKAIANRTQQIYIKDKKLFVRVESAVIKNELAMMRRQIIGRVNEYVGKVVVEEFVIL from the coding sequence ATGGCGAAGTATAATGATGATGCGTTTCGGAGAAGTGATGATATTACCATCAAGCAGGCGGTTGAAAAGCTGCTGGATGTGTATCGTCTACGGAAGCGGTACGATGAAACATCGATCATAACCGCGTGGCCGGATCTTATTGGAAAAGCAATCGCCAACCGAACCCAACAAATTTATATTAAGGATAAGAAACTGTTCGTGCGTGTAGAGTCAGCTGTCATCAAGAATGAGCTGGCAATGATGCGCCGGCAGATCATCGGGCGTGTGAACGAATATGTGGGCAAGGTCGTTGTTGAGGAATTTGTGATTCTTTAG
- a CDS encoding DUF4834 family protein produces the protein MTFIYFLISVVLFYYLFKFGMRLLMPFFMRKVAEKIVNGQQGQYANGGPSQQGYGDPFGQFRQTNSTRADGKVRVDYMPPKESKDRKGTETAGEFIDFEEVK, from the coding sequence ATGACATTTATCTATTTCCTTATATCAGTAGTATTATTTTATTACCTCTTTAAATTTGGTATGCGTCTGTTGATGCCTTTCTTTATGCGGAAGGTAGCTGAGAAGATTGTGAACGGACAACAGGGGCAATATGCCAATGGCGGACCTAGCCAACAAGGCTACGGTGATCCGTTTGGCCAATTCAGACAGACCAATTCAACGCGTGCTGACGGTAAAGTCCGTGTAGATTATATGCCGCCTAAAGAAAGCAAGGACCGCAAGGGCACAGAGACTGCTGGTGAGTTTATTGACTTTGAAGAAGTGAAGTAA
- a CDS encoding SRPBCC domain-containing protein codes for MNEQIETHIRIDAPIDAVWAVLSDFQAYPTWSPTIAEFFGTPKVGQRTKVLLTQPGGTSITMNPIFLKIDANRELRWKGRLLLNGIFDGEHYFRLESLSNGQTELIQGEKFSGLLVPFMKKMIHGNTKLGFEAFNRAIKERVESSL; via the coding sequence ATGAACGAGCAAATAGAAACACATATCCGTATTGATGCCCCTATTGATGCTGTATGGGCGGTATTGAGCGATTTTCAAGCCTACCCCACTTGGAGTCCGACAATTGCTGAATTTTTTGGAACACCGAAAGTTGGGCAGCGCACGAAGGTATTGCTGACGCAACCTGGAGGGACCAGTATCACCATGAATCCTATTTTTCTGAAGATCGATGCCAATCGGGAATTGCGATGGAAGGGACGTTTACTCTTGAATGGGATTTTCGATGGGGAGCATTATTTTCGATTGGAAAGCTTGTCGAACGGGCAAACGGAACTCATCCAGGGGGAAAAGTTCAGTGGTCTATTGGTGCCTTTTATGAAGAAGATGATCCATGGCAATACCAAGTTGGGTTTTGAGGCCTTTAATAGGGCCATCAAGGAACGTGTGGAGTCCAGCCTATAG
- a CDS encoding Crp/Fnr family transcriptional regulator — protein MDIKDQLFQLFEVSDAQADLILSKFRQETFEKNTLLATEGKLCGRLSFIEDGIFRVFKLTESREVTQWMGGKGYFVTDLSSFFFGNPANYSIEALTPATVWTLDKQAYLEVQQEIPDWNILEKRFIAKCFMVLESRVFDFIARSAEERYIRYFEQHKSLFNQVPLQYIASVLGMSPETLSRIRNKLAN, from the coding sequence ATGGATATCAAAGATCAATTGTTTCAGCTGTTTGAGGTGTCGGACGCACAGGCCGATCTCATCCTGTCCAAATTCAGGCAGGAAACCTTTGAAAAGAATACGCTTTTGGCTACGGAGGGGAAGTTGTGCGGTCGGTTGAGTTTTATCGAGGACGGTATCTTTCGGGTATTTAAGCTTACGGAATCGCGTGAGGTCACGCAATGGATGGGTGGCAAGGGATACTTTGTTACGGATCTGAGCTCCTTCTTTTTCGGAAATCCAGCCAATTATTCCATCGAAGCCCTTACCCCGGCGACGGTTTGGACCTTGGATAAACAGGCCTATCTGGAAGTTCAGCAGGAAATTCCCGATTGGAACATCTTGGAGAAACGCTTTATAGCCAAATGCTTTATGGTACTGGAAAGCCGTGTGTTCGACTTTATAGCACGCTCGGCAGAGGAACGTTATATTCGCTATTTCGAGCAGCATAAATCCCTGTTCAATCAGGTGCCCCTGCAATATATTGCTTCCGTACTCGGAATGAGCCCGGAAACGCTGAGTAGAATCCGGAACAAACTAGCTAACTGA
- the hemB gene encoding porphobilinogen synthase → MLHRPRRNRKSAVVRDMIQENHLFAANLIFPLFIVDGENQKVEVSSMPGIYRYSVDNLLREVESCMNLGLKAFDLFPAVEESLKDKYATESYKKGTLYLRAIEAVKKNFPEACVVTDVAMDPYSSDGHDGIVENGEILNDETLEVLGKMALAHAESGADIIAPSDMMDGRIGYLRNILDENGFTNVSLMSYTAKYASAFYGPFRDALGSAPKKGDKKTYQMNPANSKEALIEAQLDTQEGADFLMVKPGLPYLDVIRLLADNFDLPIAAYNVSGEYAMLKAAIANGWLSEQVILETLLSFKRAGATSILTYHAKEVIEKGWVK, encoded by the coding sequence ATGTTACACCGTCCTAGAAGAAACAGAAAATCCGCTGTTGTGCGCGATATGATTCAGGAGAATCACCTTTTCGCCGCCAACCTGATTTTCCCATTGTTTATTGTAGATGGAGAGAACCAAAAAGTGGAAGTGAGCTCCATGCCAGGTATCTACCGCTATTCCGTTGACAACCTGTTGCGGGAAGTGGAGAGCTGCATGAACCTGGGCCTGAAGGCATTCGACCTTTTCCCAGCTGTTGAGGAGTCCCTAAAGGATAAATACGCGACTGAAAGTTATAAAAAAGGCACCTTGTACCTGCGTGCCATCGAAGCAGTCAAAAAGAATTTCCCGGAAGCCTGCGTGGTCACTGACGTGGCGATGGACCCGTACAGTTCGGATGGTCACGATGGTATTGTTGAAAATGGAGAGATCCTGAACGATGAGACCTTGGAGGTATTGGGTAAGATGGCTTTGGCACATGCCGAAAGTGGTGCTGACATTATCGCTCCTTCGGACATGATGGATGGACGCATCGGCTATTTACGCAATATCTTGGATGAAAATGGGTTCACCAATGTATCCCTAATGTCGTATACGGCGAAGTATGCTTCGGCATTTTATGGCCCATTCCGCGATGCCCTTGGATCCGCACCGAAAAAAGGAGATAAGAAAACCTACCAGATGAATCCCGCAAACAGTAAGGAGGCGTTGATCGAAGCACAGCTGGATACACAGGAAGGCGCTGACTTCCTGATGGTAAAACCAGGCCTTCCCTACCTGGATGTGATCCGCTTATTGGCGGATAACTTCGACCTGCCTATAGCGGCCTATAATGTTTCTGGCGAATATGCCATGCTGAAGGCTGCCATTGCAAACGGCTGGTTAAGTGAGCAGGTTATTCTGGAAACACTATTGAGCTTCAAGCGCGCTGGCGCTACGTCCATCCTCACCTATCACGCCAAGGAAGTGATCGAAAAGGGTTGGGTAAAATAA
- a CDS encoding L-threonylcarbamoyladenylate synthase, translated as MLIKIYNDNPNPKAIQEAVDILRKGGVIIYPTDTVYGIGCDITNHKAIEKVCAIRGIKPEKSNLSFICHDLTDISQYTKPFDTTVFRVLKKALPGPFTFIFNASGQVPKLLSSKKKTVGIRIPDNNIVRDIVRELGNPIVTTSIHDEDEIIEYSTDPELIYEKYQDKVDLVIDGGYGDNVASTVVDVTSGDFEILREGKGDLEQYL; from the coding sequence ATGTTAATCAAGATCTACAACGATAACCCGAATCCAAAAGCCATTCAAGAAGCAGTGGATATACTCCGCAAGGGCGGTGTCATCATCTACCCAACCGATACGGTTTACGGTATTGGCTGTGATATCACCAATCATAAGGCCATTGAAAAGGTGTGTGCCATCCGCGGGATCAAACCGGAGAAGTCCAACCTATCCTTTATCTGTCACGATCTGACGGACATCTCGCAATACACCAAGCCTTTCGATACCACCGTATTCCGTGTATTGAAAAAGGCGCTCCCCGGTCCTTTTACCTTTATCTTCAATGCCAGCGGACAGGTTCCGAAGCTGTTGAGCTCCAAAAAGAAGACCGTGGGTATCCGTATTCCCGACAACAACATTGTTCGCGATATCGTGAGGGAATTGGGCAATCCGATCGTTACGACCTCCATTCATGATGAGGATGAAATCATCGAATATTCCACCGATCCGGAATTGATCTACGAAAAATACCAGGATAAGGTTGATTTGGTGATCGATGGTGGCTATGGCGATAATGTGGCCTCGACGGTTGTGGATGTGACATCCGGCGATTTCGAGATCCTCAGGGAAGGCAAGGGCGATCTGGAGCAATACCTATAG
- a CDS encoding EamA family transporter, translated as MKYYLSALLGFVIWGTFALVLKPLSEFGALDILFYRVTFASVCILLACFLFRRKQTLESIRYIKSISSRDRTRLLINVVASAILLGLNWFSFIYVMNSVSVNATSLAYFICPILTTILANIFLREHLNRGQWIAVILFVLACILMAYGHFIDLVYSFFIALSYATYLILQKNTFQIDRFFSLTIHIVVGTILILPVMGLIDVTAPKTNEFYGFILIIAVFYTILPLFLNIFALKGLDSSVVGILLYINPIISFFLAVFFYHEQINTFQIIAFSMIFLAIILFNVAYIYERKRNRVLKV; from the coding sequence ATGAAATATTACCTATCTGCACTGTTAGGTTTTGTAATCTGGGGAACATTTGCCCTGGTGCTCAAACCGCTCAGTGAATTCGGCGCCTTAGATATCCTGTTCTACCGTGTTACCTTTGCCTCCGTCTGTATCCTCTTGGCCTGTTTCCTTTTTCGGAGAAAACAAACCCTGGAAAGCATTCGATATATTAAATCCATCAGTTCCCGAGACAGAACCAGATTGCTGATCAACGTCGTTGCGAGTGCAATCCTATTGGGACTCAATTGGTTCTCTTTTATCTACGTCATGAATTCCGTCAGTGTGAATGCGACTTCCCTGGCTTATTTTATATGTCCCATTCTGACCACCATCCTGGCCAATATCTTCCTCAGGGAACACCTAAACAGGGGTCAATGGATTGCGGTCATCCTATTTGTACTGGCCTGTATTCTCATGGCCTATGGACATTTTATAGATTTGGTGTACAGTTTCTTTATCGCCCTGTCCTATGCGACCTACCTAATCCTGCAGAAGAATACATTCCAGATCGATAGGTTCTTTTCCCTGACAATACACATCGTGGTGGGCACCATCCTGATTCTTCCCGTCATGGGTTTAATCGATGTAACGGCACCGAAGACCAACGAATTTTATGGATTTATCCTTATTATTGCTGTGTTTTACACCATTCTTCCGCTGTTCCTGAATATTTTTGCACTCAAGGGCTTGGATTCTTCGGTTGTGGGCATCCTGCTCTATATCAATCCCATCATCAGTTTCTTCTTGGCTGTTTTCTTTTACCATGAGCAGATCAATACCTTCCAGATTATTGCTTTTTCGATGATCTTCCTGGCCATTATCCTATTTAATGTTGCTTATATTTATGAGCGGAAGCGCAATAGGGTGCTAAAAGTATAG